In one window of Gossypium hirsutum isolate 1008001.06 chromosome A01, Gossypium_hirsutum_v2.1, whole genome shotgun sequence DNA:
- the LOC107958063 gene encoding vacuolar cation/proton exchanger 3 isoform X2, with product MASSREPWLLENGNLKGLSKEIRHGRTAHNMSSSSLRKKSHLTLVSKVPCRKLRQFLANLQEVILGTKLSVLFPAIPLAIVADCYGFARPWVFALSLLGLTPLAERVSFLTEQIAYYTGPTVGGLLNATCGNATELIIAIFALSQRKIDVVKYSLLGSVLSNLLLVLGTSLFCGGIANLRLEQKFDRRQADVNSLLLLLALLCHSLPMLFRMSGASDAVTVDPILQLSRASSIVMLIAYLSYLIFQLFTHRQLFEAQEESDNDENGGGGEEEPGFWSGFIWLVGMTAAISLLSEYVVQTIEDASDSWGISVSFISIILLPIVGNAAEHAGAIIFAFKNKLNISLGVALGSATQTSMFVVPLCVITAWIMGIKMDLNFNLLETGSLALSIIVVAFTLQDGTSHYMKGLVLLLLYIVIGACFYVSKTPLNQLSTINSGTKAAIDRIFRA from the exons ATGGCTTCTTCGAGAGAACCATGGTTACTGGAAAATGGAAACTTGAAGGGTTTAAGTAAGGAAATTCGCCATGGGAGGACTGCACATAACATGTCATCTTCTTCGTTACGTAAAAAGTCGCATTTGACCCTGGTTTCTAAGGTTCCATGTAGGAAACTTAGGCAGTTCTTGGCTAATCTACAGGAGGTCATTTTAGGGACTAAACTCTCTGTTCTTTTCCCTGCTATTCCTTTGGCCATTGTTGCTGATTGCTATGGTTTCGCAAGG CCCTGGGTTTTTGCATTGAGTTTACTTGGACTCACTCCACTGGCTGAACGAGTTAGCTTTCTCACTGA GCAAATTGCTTATTACACTGGTCCAAcag TGGGAGGGCTGTTGAATGCAACCTGTGGCAATGCTACTGAGCTGATCATAGCAATATTTGCATTAAGCCAACGTAAAATAGACGTGGTTAAGTATTCCCTATTGGGTTCAGTCCTTTCAAACCTGCTTTTGGTTCTTGGGACTTCTCTCTTTTGTGGCGGCATTGCCAACCTCAGGCTGGAACAGAAATTTGATAGA AGACAAGCCGATGTGAACTCTCTCCTTCTATTGCTCGCATTATTGTGCCATTCGCTGCCGATGTTGTTTCGAATGAGTGGGGCATCCGACGCCGTCACGGTCGACCCGATACTGCAGTTGTCGAGAGCCAGCAGCATTGTGATGTTGATTGCTTATCTTTCCTACTTGATTTTCCAACTATTCACACACCGGCAATTGTTCGAAGCTCAAGAG GAATCGGACAATGACGAAAatggaggaggaggagaagaagaacCAGGATTTTGGAGTGGATTTATTTGGCTTGTTGGAATGACTGCTGCCATCTCTTTGCTCTCTGAATATGTTGTGCAAACGATTGAG GATGCTTCAGATTCTTGGGGAATATCTGTTAGCTTCATCAGCATTATTTTGCTACCTATTGTTGGAAATGCAGCTGAACATGCAGGAGCTATCATTTTTGCTTTTAAAAACAAGCTG AATATTTCTTTAGGTGTGGCATTAGGATCTGCAACTCAGACTTCCATGTTTGT GGTCCCACTTTGTGTTATTACGGCTTGGATTATGGGTATTAAGATGGATCTTAATTTCAATCTCCTCGAAACTGGCTCTCTTGCCCTATCAATCATCGTCGTGGCCTTCACGTTACAA GACGGCACTTCTCACTACATGAAAGGACTGGTTCTTCTACTGCTCTACATAGTTATTGGAGCTTGCTTTTATGTATCCAAAACACCACTGA ACCAATTAAGCACCATAAACTCAGGAACTAAAGCAGCCATTGATAGAATCTTCAGAGCTTGA
- the LOC107958066 gene encoding high mobility group B protein 1 yields the protein MTGARSKAAKKNTGEALKPADDRKIGKRKAAVDKSTIRRAKKEKRAKKDPNKPKRPPSAFFVFLEEFRGTFKKENPNVKAVSAVGKAAGEMWKSMSEEEKAPYEVKSGQRKVEYEKQMKAYNKKQENSGNGIGDDHEGEEDEEDEASEEKGQHLKHEDDDEEEEDDEEEED from the exons ATGACGGGAGCTAGAAGCAAGGCTGCCAAGAAGAACACGGGCGAGGCCTTGAAGCCTGCTGATGATAG AAAGATTGGGAAACGAAAGGCTGCTGTGGATAAAAGTACCATACGAAGAGCCAAGAAGGAAAAAAGGGCTAAGAAAGATCCAAACAAACCAAAGAGGCCTCCTAGTGCGTTCTTTGTGTTTCT TGAGGAATTTAGGGGTACTTTCAAGAAGGAAAATCCTAATGTGAAGGCTGTATCAGCT GTTGGTAAAGCTGCGGGAGAGATGTGGAAATCCATGTCTGAGGAA GAAAAAGCCCCTTATGAGGTCAAATCTGGACAAAGGAAGGTTGAGTATGAAAAACAAATGAAAGCCTACAACAAAAAACAG GAAAATTCTGGTAATGGCATCGGAGATGATCACGAGGGTGAGGAGGATGAAGAGGATGAGGCTAGTGAAGAg AAAGGACAACATCTGAAACACGAGGACGATgatgaggaagaagaagatgatgaagaagagGAGGATTGA
- the LOC107958068 gene encoding mitochondrial inner membrane protease subunit 2, whose product MGTPSVLWNVAKKCFTVGVISLTVSDLFSSIVPVRGASMSPTFNPKTNSLLESLSDDRVLVEKLCLSNYKFSHGDVIVFCSPDNHKEKHIKRIVGLPGDWVGTIYDVVHIPEGHCWVEGDNLASSLDSRSFGPVPLGLVKGRVTHILWPPNRVSSVERKTSRNRVSPS is encoded by the exons ATGGGAACCCCTAGTGTTTTATGGAATGTTGCAAAGAAGTGTTTCACGGTTGGGGTTATCTCACTTACAGTTTCAGATCTATTTTCCAGTATTGTCCCGGTCCGGGGTGCCTCAATGTCTCCCACATTTAATCCTAAAACCAATTCCTTGCTTGAGTCATTAAGTG ATGATCGTGTTCTGGTCGAGAAGTTGTGCCTTAGCAATTACAAATTTTCACACGGTGACGTGATAGTTTTCTG CTCTCCAGATAATCATAAGGAGAAACATATAAAGCGAATTGTTGGCTTGCCAGGTGATTGGGTTGGGACTATTTACGACGTGGTGCATATTCCAGAAGGACATTGTTGGGTCGAGGGAGACAACTTGGCTTCCAGCTTAGACTCGAGGTCTTTTGGCCCT GTTCCTTTGGGTTTGGTTAAAGGAAGGGTCACCCATATTTTGTGGCCTCCAAATCGAGTAAGCAGCGTCGAGAGAAAAACTTCTCGAAACAGAGTTTCGCCCTCCTAA
- the LOC107958067 gene encoding chlorophyll a-b binding protein CP29.1, chloroplastic has product MAAVTNAAATSSFMGTRFPDVYTSSGRFVARFGFGGKKAAPKKASKQTSDRPLWYPGAVAPDWLDGSLVGDYGFDPFGLGKPAEYLQYDLDSLDQNLAKNMAGEIIGTRTEVADVKATPFQPYSEVFGLQRFRECELIHGRWAMLATLGALTVEWLTGVTWQDAGKVELVEGSSYLGQPLPFSMTTLIWIEVLVIGFIEFQRNAELDPEKRLYPGGKYFDPLGLAADPEKKATLQLAEIKHARLAMVAFLGFAVQAAATGKGPLNNWATHLSDPLHTTIIDTFTS; this is encoded by the exons ATGGCTGCAGTCACAAACGCCGCTGCTACATCCTCCTTCATGGGGACACGCTTCCCCGACGTCTACACAAGTTCAGGGAGATTCGTCGCCAGGTTTGGTTTTGGCGGCAAAAAAGCAGCTCCCAAGAAAGCCTCGAAACAAACCTCCGACCGCCCTCTATGGTACCCAGGAGCGGTGGCTCCTGATTGGCTCGATGGAAGCTTGGTGGGTGATTACGGGTTCGACCCGTTCGGGTTAGGGAAACCAGCGGAGTACTTGCAATATGATTTGGATTCTTTGGACCAGAACCTGGCTAAGAATATGGCTGGTGAGATCATTGGAACTAGGACCGAAGTTGCCGACGTGAAGGCGACGCCGTTTCAGCCTTACAGCGAGGTTTTTGGTCTACAGAGGTTTAGGGAGTGTGAATTGATCCATGGACGGTGGGCCATGTTGGCTACGCTTGGTGCACTTACCGTTGAATGGCTCACTGGTGTTACATGGCAAGATGCTGGCAAG GTTGAGTTAGTTGAGGGTTCATCGTATCTCGGCCAGCCCCTTCCCTTCTCGATGACAACATTGATTTGGATAGAAGTATTGGTGATCGGATTCATCGAGTTCCAAAGGAACGCCGAGCTTGACCCTGAGAAGAGGTTGTACCCCGGAGGAAAGTACTTTGATCCTCTTGGCCTAGCCGCCGACCCGGAGAAGAAAGCAACTCTACAATTGGCTGAGATCAAGCATGCTCGCCTTGCCATGGTTGCTTTCTTGGGGTTTGCTGTCCAAGCTGCTGCAACAGGCAAAGGTCCTCTCAACAATTGGGCTACTCACTTGAGTGACCCCCTTCATACTACCATTATTGACACTTTCACCTCTTAA
- the LOC107958063 gene encoding vacuolar cation/proton exchanger 3 isoform X4 — translation MASSREPWLLENGNLKGLSKEIRHGRTAHNMSSSSLRKKSHLTLVSKVPCRKLRQFLANLQEVILGTKLSVLFPAIPLAIVADCYGFARPWVFALSLLGLTPLAERVSFLTEQIAYYTGPTVGGLLNATCGNATELIIAIFALSQRKIDVVKYSLLGSVLSNLLLVLGTSLFCGGIANLRLEQKFDRRQADVNSLLLLLALLCHSLPMLFRMSGASDAVTVDPILQLSRASSIVMLIAYLSYLIFQLFTHRQLFEAQEESDNDENGGGGEEEPGFWSGFIWLVGMTAAISLLSEYVVQTIEDASDSWGISVSFISIILLPIVGNAAEHAGAIIFAFKNKLNISLGVALGSATQTSMFVDGTSHYMKGLVLLLLYIVIGACFYVSKTPLNQLSTINSGTKAAIDRIFRA, via the exons ATGGCTTCTTCGAGAGAACCATGGTTACTGGAAAATGGAAACTTGAAGGGTTTAAGTAAGGAAATTCGCCATGGGAGGACTGCACATAACATGTCATCTTCTTCGTTACGTAAAAAGTCGCATTTGACCCTGGTTTCTAAGGTTCCATGTAGGAAACTTAGGCAGTTCTTGGCTAATCTACAGGAGGTCATTTTAGGGACTAAACTCTCTGTTCTTTTCCCTGCTATTCCTTTGGCCATTGTTGCTGATTGCTATGGTTTCGCAAGG CCCTGGGTTTTTGCATTGAGTTTACTTGGACTCACTCCACTGGCTGAACGAGTTAGCTTTCTCACTGA GCAAATTGCTTATTACACTGGTCCAAcag TGGGAGGGCTGTTGAATGCAACCTGTGGCAATGCTACTGAGCTGATCATAGCAATATTTGCATTAAGCCAACGTAAAATAGACGTGGTTAAGTATTCCCTATTGGGTTCAGTCCTTTCAAACCTGCTTTTGGTTCTTGGGACTTCTCTCTTTTGTGGCGGCATTGCCAACCTCAGGCTGGAACAGAAATTTGATAGA AGACAAGCCGATGTGAACTCTCTCCTTCTATTGCTCGCATTATTGTGCCATTCGCTGCCGATGTTGTTTCGAATGAGTGGGGCATCCGACGCCGTCACGGTCGACCCGATACTGCAGTTGTCGAGAGCCAGCAGCATTGTGATGTTGATTGCTTATCTTTCCTACTTGATTTTCCAACTATTCACACACCGGCAATTGTTCGAAGCTCAAGAG GAATCGGACAATGACGAAAatggaggaggaggagaagaagaacCAGGATTTTGGAGTGGATTTATTTGGCTTGTTGGAATGACTGCTGCCATCTCTTTGCTCTCTGAATATGTTGTGCAAACGATTGAG GATGCTTCAGATTCTTGGGGAATATCTGTTAGCTTCATCAGCATTATTTTGCTACCTATTGTTGGAAATGCAGCTGAACATGCAGGAGCTATCATTTTTGCTTTTAAAAACAAGCTG AATATTTCTTTAGGTGTGGCATTAGGATCTGCAACTCAGACTTCCATGTTTGTG GACGGCACTTCTCACTACATGAAAGGACTGGTTCTTCTACTGCTCTACATAGTTATTGGAGCTTGCTTTTATGTATCCAAAACACCACTGA ACCAATTAAGCACCATAAACTCAGGAACTAAAGCAGCCATTGATAGAATCTTCAGAGCTTGA
- the LOC107958063 gene encoding vacuolar cation/proton exchanger 3 isoform X6, translating into MASSREPWLLENGNLKGLSKEIRHGRTAHNMSSSSLRKKSHLTLVSKVPCRKLRQFLANLQEVILGTKLSVLFPAIPLAIVADCYGFARPWVFALSLLGLTPLAERVSFLTEQIAYYTGPTVGGLLNATCGNATELIIAIFALSQRKIDVVKYSLLGSVLSNLLLVLGTSLFCGGIANLRLEQKFDRRQADVNSLLLLLALLCHSLPMLFRMSGASDAVTVDPILQLSRASSIVMLIAYLSYLIFQLFTHRQLFEAQEESDNDENGGGGEEEPGFWSGFIWLVGMTAAISLLSEYVVQTIEDASDSWGISVSFISIILLPIVGNAAEHAGAIIFAFKNKLVWH; encoded by the exons ATGGCTTCTTCGAGAGAACCATGGTTACTGGAAAATGGAAACTTGAAGGGTTTAAGTAAGGAAATTCGCCATGGGAGGACTGCACATAACATGTCATCTTCTTCGTTACGTAAAAAGTCGCATTTGACCCTGGTTTCTAAGGTTCCATGTAGGAAACTTAGGCAGTTCTTGGCTAATCTACAGGAGGTCATTTTAGGGACTAAACTCTCTGTTCTTTTCCCTGCTATTCCTTTGGCCATTGTTGCTGATTGCTATGGTTTCGCAAGG CCCTGGGTTTTTGCATTGAGTTTACTTGGACTCACTCCACTGGCTGAACGAGTTAGCTTTCTCACTGA GCAAATTGCTTATTACACTGGTCCAAcag TGGGAGGGCTGTTGAATGCAACCTGTGGCAATGCTACTGAGCTGATCATAGCAATATTTGCATTAAGCCAACGTAAAATAGACGTGGTTAAGTATTCCCTATTGGGTTCAGTCCTTTCAAACCTGCTTTTGGTTCTTGGGACTTCTCTCTTTTGTGGCGGCATTGCCAACCTCAGGCTGGAACAGAAATTTGATAGA AGACAAGCCGATGTGAACTCTCTCCTTCTATTGCTCGCATTATTGTGCCATTCGCTGCCGATGTTGTTTCGAATGAGTGGGGCATCCGACGCCGTCACGGTCGACCCGATACTGCAGTTGTCGAGAGCCAGCAGCATTGTGATGTTGATTGCTTATCTTTCCTACTTGATTTTCCAACTATTCACACACCGGCAATTGTTCGAAGCTCAAGAG GAATCGGACAATGACGAAAatggaggaggaggagaagaagaacCAGGATTTTGGAGTGGATTTATTTGGCTTGTTGGAATGACTGCTGCCATCTCTTTGCTCTCTGAATATGTTGTGCAAACGATTGAG GATGCTTCAGATTCTTGGGGAATATCTGTTAGCTTCATCAGCATTATTTTGCTACCTATTGTTGGAAATGCAGCTGAACATGCAGGAGCTATCATTTTTGCTTTTAAAAACAAGCTG GTGTGGCATTAG
- the LOC107958063 gene encoding vacuolar cation/proton exchanger 3 isoform X5, with protein MASSREPWLLENGNLKGLSKEIRHGRTAHNMSSSSLRKKSHLTLVSKVPCRKLRQFLANLQEVILGTKLSVLFPAIPLAIVADCYGFARPWVFALSLLGLTPLAERVSFLTEQIAYYTGPTVGGLLNATCGNATELIIAIFALSQRKIDVVKYSLLGSVLSNLLLVLGTSLFCGGIANLRLEQKFDRRQADVNSLLLLLALLCHSLPMLFRMSGASDAVTVDPILQLSRASSIVMLIAYLSYLIFQLFTHRQLFEAQEESDNDENGGGGEEEPGFWSGFIWLVGMTAAISLLSEYVVQTIEDASDSWGISVSFISIILLPIVGNAAEHAGAIIFAFKNKLNISLGVALGSATQTSMFVSHFVLLRLGLWVLRWILISISSKLALLPYQSSSWPSRYKTALLTT; from the exons ATGGCTTCTTCGAGAGAACCATGGTTACTGGAAAATGGAAACTTGAAGGGTTTAAGTAAGGAAATTCGCCATGGGAGGACTGCACATAACATGTCATCTTCTTCGTTACGTAAAAAGTCGCATTTGACCCTGGTTTCTAAGGTTCCATGTAGGAAACTTAGGCAGTTCTTGGCTAATCTACAGGAGGTCATTTTAGGGACTAAACTCTCTGTTCTTTTCCCTGCTATTCCTTTGGCCATTGTTGCTGATTGCTATGGTTTCGCAAGG CCCTGGGTTTTTGCATTGAGTTTACTTGGACTCACTCCACTGGCTGAACGAGTTAGCTTTCTCACTGA GCAAATTGCTTATTACACTGGTCCAAcag TGGGAGGGCTGTTGAATGCAACCTGTGGCAATGCTACTGAGCTGATCATAGCAATATTTGCATTAAGCCAACGTAAAATAGACGTGGTTAAGTATTCCCTATTGGGTTCAGTCCTTTCAAACCTGCTTTTGGTTCTTGGGACTTCTCTCTTTTGTGGCGGCATTGCCAACCTCAGGCTGGAACAGAAATTTGATAGA AGACAAGCCGATGTGAACTCTCTCCTTCTATTGCTCGCATTATTGTGCCATTCGCTGCCGATGTTGTTTCGAATGAGTGGGGCATCCGACGCCGTCACGGTCGACCCGATACTGCAGTTGTCGAGAGCCAGCAGCATTGTGATGTTGATTGCTTATCTTTCCTACTTGATTTTCCAACTATTCACACACCGGCAATTGTTCGAAGCTCAAGAG GAATCGGACAATGACGAAAatggaggaggaggagaagaagaacCAGGATTTTGGAGTGGATTTATTTGGCTTGTTGGAATGACTGCTGCCATCTCTTTGCTCTCTGAATATGTTGTGCAAACGATTGAG GATGCTTCAGATTCTTGGGGAATATCTGTTAGCTTCATCAGCATTATTTTGCTACCTATTGTTGGAAATGCAGCTGAACATGCAGGAGCTATCATTTTTGCTTTTAAAAACAAGCTG AATATTTCTTTAGGTGTGGCATTAGGATCTGCAACTCAGACTTCCATGTTTGTG TCCCACTTTGTGTTATTACGGCTTGGATTATGGGTATTAAGATGGATCTTAATTTCAATCTCCTCGAAACTGGCTCTCTTGCCCTATCAATCATCGTCGTGGCCTTCACGTTACAA GACGGCACTTCTCACTACATGA
- the LOC107958064 gene encoding probable envelope ADP,ATP carrier protein, chloroplastic — protein MRENQPILRFETIPGLTLFDTAKRDDFLHRNTRLAYHLDNGSGSARKFACISMAEKREQRRDFAPTLTQLLNHPLAALAYVPRDVAIFAAGAVAGAVAKTVTAPLDRVKLLMQTQGVRVGQESAKKSIGLIEAIVSIGKDDGIKGYWKGNLPQVIRVVPYSAVQLFAYETYKKLFTGKDGELSVLGRLAAGACAGMTSTFITYPLDVLRLRLAVEPGYRKMSEVALTMLREEGFGSFYYGLVPSLIGIAPYIAVNFCIFDLVKRALPEKYRQKTQASLLTAVVSAAAATLTCYPLDTVRRQMQMRGTPYKSVMDAIPGIIERDGVGGLYRGFVPNALKNLPNSSIRLTTFDIVKRLIAASEKQFEKMVDENRQKAKQETDVEQSS, from the exons ATGAGAGAAAACCAACCAATTTTACGCTTCGAAACCATACCTGGCCTTACCCTTTTCGACACAGCGAAGCGCGATGACTTTCTTCATCGAAACACCCGCCTCGCTTACCATCTCGATAATGGCAGTGGCAGTGCTCGTAAATTCGCTTGTATTTCGATGGCAGAAAAGAGAGAACAACGACGAGATTTCGCGCCAACTCTAACTCAGCTCCTCAACCATCCTTTGGCCGCTTTAGCTTACGTACCTAGAGACGTTGCCATTTTCGCAGCCGGCGCCGTCGCTGGTGCCGTCGCTAAAACCGTCACGGCTCCGCTTGACCGCGTCAAGCTTCTTATGCAG ACACAAGGTGTTAGAGTTGGGCAAGAGAGTGCAAAAAAATCTATTGGTCTTATTGAG GCGATTGTATCGATTGGGAAGGATGATGGAATTAAAGGGTACTGGAAGGGCAATCTTCCTCAG GTGATAAGAGTTGTACCTTACAGTGCAGTCCAGCTCTTTGCTTATGAAACTTATAAG AAACTTTTCACGGGAAAAGATGGCGAGCTATCTGTTCTCGGAAGACTTGCTGCTGGAGCTTGTGCTGGCATGACATCTACATTT ATTACATATCCATTAGATGTCCTGAGATTACGTTTGGCTGTCGAACCTGGGTATCGGAAAATGTCTGAG GTTGCATTGACCATGTTGCGAGAGGAAGGTTTTGGATCCTTTTATTATGGTCTTGTACCTTCTCTAATTGGCATAGCTCCTTATATAGCTGTGAACTTTTGCATATTTGACCT TGTAAAGAGAGCTTTGCCTGAGAAATATCGCCAAAAGACTCAAGCATCTCTACTGACAGCTGTAGTGTCAGCTGCTGCAGCCACCTTAACCTGCTATCCTTTAGACACAGTGAGAAGACAAATGCAAATGAGGGGTACACCATACAAATCAGTCATGGATGCCATTCCAG GTATTATCGAACGCGATGGAGTGGGTGGCTTGTATAGGGGTTTTGTTCCGAATGCATTGAAAAACCTTCCAAATAGCAG CATTAGGCTTACAACCTTTGACATTGTCAAACGTCTAATTGCGGCTAGTGAGAAACAATTTGAGAAAATGGTGGATGAAAATCGCCAGAAAGCAAAGCAGGAAACAGATGTTGAGCAATCATCCTGA
- the LOC107958063 gene encoding vacuolar cation/proton exchanger 3 isoform X3 has protein sequence MASSREPWLLENGNLKGLSKEIRHGRTAHNMSSSSLRKKSHLTLVSKVPCRKLRQFLANLQEVILGTKLSVLFPAIPLAIVADCYGFARPWVFALSLLGLTPLAERVSFLTEQIAYYTGPTVGGLLNATCGNATELIIAIFALSQRKIDVVKYSLLGSVLSNLLLVLGTSLFCGGIANLRLEQKFDRRQADVNSLLLLLALLCHSLPMLFRMSGASDAVTVDPILQLSRASSIVMLIAYLSYLIFQLFTHRQLFEAQEESDNDENGGGGEEEPGFWSGFIWLVGMTAAISLLSEYVVQTIEDASDSWGISVSFISIILLPIVGNAAEHAGAIIFAFKNKLNISLGVALGSATQTSMFVMDLNFNLLETGSLALSIIVVAFTLQDGTSHYMKGLVLLLLYIVIGACFYVSKTPLNQLSTINSGTKAAIDRIFRA, from the exons ATGGCTTCTTCGAGAGAACCATGGTTACTGGAAAATGGAAACTTGAAGGGTTTAAGTAAGGAAATTCGCCATGGGAGGACTGCACATAACATGTCATCTTCTTCGTTACGTAAAAAGTCGCATTTGACCCTGGTTTCTAAGGTTCCATGTAGGAAACTTAGGCAGTTCTTGGCTAATCTACAGGAGGTCATTTTAGGGACTAAACTCTCTGTTCTTTTCCCTGCTATTCCTTTGGCCATTGTTGCTGATTGCTATGGTTTCGCAAGG CCCTGGGTTTTTGCATTGAGTTTACTTGGACTCACTCCACTGGCTGAACGAGTTAGCTTTCTCACTGA GCAAATTGCTTATTACACTGGTCCAAcag TGGGAGGGCTGTTGAATGCAACCTGTGGCAATGCTACTGAGCTGATCATAGCAATATTTGCATTAAGCCAACGTAAAATAGACGTGGTTAAGTATTCCCTATTGGGTTCAGTCCTTTCAAACCTGCTTTTGGTTCTTGGGACTTCTCTCTTTTGTGGCGGCATTGCCAACCTCAGGCTGGAACAGAAATTTGATAGA AGACAAGCCGATGTGAACTCTCTCCTTCTATTGCTCGCATTATTGTGCCATTCGCTGCCGATGTTGTTTCGAATGAGTGGGGCATCCGACGCCGTCACGGTCGACCCGATACTGCAGTTGTCGAGAGCCAGCAGCATTGTGATGTTGATTGCTTATCTTTCCTACTTGATTTTCCAACTATTCACACACCGGCAATTGTTCGAAGCTCAAGAG GAATCGGACAATGACGAAAatggaggaggaggagaagaagaacCAGGATTTTGGAGTGGATTTATTTGGCTTGTTGGAATGACTGCTGCCATCTCTTTGCTCTCTGAATATGTTGTGCAAACGATTGAG GATGCTTCAGATTCTTGGGGAATATCTGTTAGCTTCATCAGCATTATTTTGCTACCTATTGTTGGAAATGCAGCTGAACATGCAGGAGCTATCATTTTTGCTTTTAAAAACAAGCTG AATATTTCTTTAGGTGTGGCATTAGGATCTGCAACTCAGACTTCCATGTTTGTG ATGGATCTTAATTTCAATCTCCTCGAAACTGGCTCTCTTGCCCTATCAATCATCGTCGTGGCCTTCACGTTACAA GACGGCACTTCTCACTACATGAAAGGACTGGTTCTTCTACTGCTCTACATAGTTATTGGAGCTTGCTTTTATGTATCCAAAACACCACTGA ACCAATTAAGCACCATAAACTCAGGAACTAAAGCAGCCATTGATAGAATCTTCAGAGCTTGA
- the LOC107958069 gene encoding putative serine/threonine-protein kinase, with protein MWCFPMNCRYLFDCFKGKHRQEQIQGQEFATANVRLFSYNSLRSATSDFHPSNRIGGGGYGVVYRGVLRDGTQVAIKTLSAESKQGSHEFVTEIDMISNIRHPNLVELIGCCVDDNHRILVYEYLENNSLASVLLGSRSKYIALDWPKRAAICLGTASGIAFLHYEAVPRIVHRDIKASNILLDGDFHPKIGDFGLAKLFPDNVTHLSTRVAGTVGYLAPEYALLGQLTKKADVYSFGVLILEIVSGKSSTKAAFGVELMLLVEWTWKLKQEERLLDIVDPELTEYPEDEVLRFIKVALFCTQASPHQRPTMNQVVQMLSKDVHLNDKLLTEAGVYKGYRRTSSELTSSSLKTKGKQSMEPSSSTNIVSSHSITEMLPR; from the exons ATGTGGTGTTTTCCCATGAATTGTAGGTATTTGTTTGATTGTTTCAAAGGAAAGCATCGCCAAGAACAGATACAAGGTCAAG AGTTTGCCACTGCCAATGTAAGGCTCTTTTCATATAATTCATTGAGATCAGCAACATCAgattttcatccatcaaacagAATAGGTGGAGGTGGCTATGGAGTTGTTTATAGG GGAGTTTTGAGAGATGGCACTCAGGTAGCCATCAAGACACTGTCTGCAGAGTCCAAACAAGGATCTCACGAGTTCGTGACGGAGATCGATATGATATCGAACATTCGACATCCGAACCTTGTCGAACTAATCGGCTGTTGTGTTGACGACAATCATCGGATCTTGGTCTATGAATACCTAGAGAATAACAGCCTTGCTAGTGTTTTACTTG GTTCAAGAAGTAAATATATAGCTCTGGATTGGCCTAAAAGAGCAGCCATTTGCTTAGGTACAGCTTCTGGTATTGCATTTCTTCATTATGAAGCTGTACCTCGTATTGTCCACAGGGATATTAAAGCTAGTAATATACTTCTTGATGGGGATTTTCATCCTAAAATTGGTGATTTTGGGCTAGCCAAGCTTTTCCCAGACAATGTCACTCATCTAAGTACTCGAGTTGCTGGAACAGT TGGATATTTGGCCCCAGAATATGCCCTTTTGGGACAATTAACCAAGAAGGCAGATGTATACAGCTTTGGGGTTCTGATACTTGAAATAGTCAGTGGAAAAAGCAGTACTAAGGCTGCATTTGGAGTGGAATTGATGCTTCTTGTTGAATGG ACGTGGAAACTCAAACAAGAAGAAAGGCTTTTAGACATTGTTGATCCAGAACTAACTGAATATCCAGAAGATGAAGTGCTACGGTTCATCAAGGTCGCCTTGTTTTGCACCCAAGCATCTCCACATCAAAGACCCACAATGAATCAAGTGGTGCAAATGCTATCCAAAGACGTGCACCTCAACGATAAGCTGCTAACCGAGGCCGGTGTTTATAAAGGGTATCGCCGTACATCGTCGGAGTTAACATCGTCGTCTTTGAAGACTAAAGGCAAACAATCAATGGAACCTTCTTCTTCTACTAACATTGTTAGCTCTCATAGTATAACAGAAATGCTTCCTAGGTGA